The Candidatus Stygibacter australis genome includes a window with the following:
- the asnS gene encoding asparagine--tRNA ligase: MKITEIKEIYAQQSKFADQTITICGWIRTIRSSKTFGFIELNDGSFFKNIQIVFEDHLENYAQISKVGIATSLCITGKLELTPNAKQPFEIKATQIVIEGESAGDYPLQKKRHTFEYLRTIAHLRPRTNTFLAVFRIRSLAAHAIHSYLQDNGFVCVHTPIITGSDCEGAGEMFRVSTLPAVDPPLTEDGKVDYAQDFFGRETNLTVSGQLAVEAYAMAFRKVYTFGPTFRAENSNTARHAAEFWMVEPEIAFADLKDDMDLAEGLMKYIINYIMEKAPDELEFFNKFVDKGLLERLKHLVSSSFGHVTYTEAIDILLSADREFKFPVEWGIDLQTEHERYLTEEHFQKPVFVTDYPKDIKAFYMRQNDDGKTVAAMDLMVPGVGEIIGGSQREERLEMLKKRIQEMGLNKDDYWWYMDLRKYGGTKHAGFGLGFERVIMYLTGMQNIRDVISYPRTTNSAEF, translated from the coding sequence ATGAAAATTACAGAAATAAAAGAAATATATGCCCAGCAAAGCAAATTTGCTGACCAGACTATTACGATCTGCGGTTGGATAAGAACTATCCGCAGCTCGAAAACCTTCGGGTTTATTGAACTCAATGACGGTTCCTTTTTTAAGAACATCCAGATAGTGTTTGAAGATCATCTGGAAAATTATGCTCAGATCAGTAAAGTCGGTATTGCTACTTCACTGTGTATTACCGGAAAACTGGAATTAACTCCTAATGCCAAACAGCCCTTTGAGATCAAAGCTACTCAGATAGTGATTGAAGGTGAATCAGCGGGAGATTACCCGCTTCAGAAAAAGCGTCACACCTTTGAGTACCTGCGGACGATAGCTCATCTGCGTCCCCGCACAAACACATTTTTAGCTGTATTCCGAATCCGTTCTCTGGCAGCACATGCAATTCACAGCTATCTGCAGGATAATGGCTTTGTGTGTGTGCACACACCAATAATTACTGGTAGTGATTGTGAAGGTGCGGGCGAGATGTTTCGCGTTTCCACTCTGCCTGCGGTGGATCCTCCCCTCACAGAAGATGGGAAAGTGGATTATGCTCAAGACTTTTTTGGCAGAGAAACAAATCTGACAGTTAGTGGTCAACTTGCAGTAGAAGCCTATGCGATGGCATTTCGCAAAGTGTACACCTTTGGTCCCACCTTTAGAGCAGAAAATTCTAATACTGCCCGTCATGCTGCGGAATTCTGGATGGTCGAGCCGGAAATCGCCTTTGCTGACCTTAAGGATGACATGGATCTGGCTGAAGGTCTGATGAAATACATCATAAACTACATCATGGAAAAGGCTCCCGATGAATTGGAGTTTTTCAATAAGTTTGTTGATAAAGGATTATTGGAAAGATTGAAGCATCTAGTCTCCAGCAGCTTTGGGCATGTCACATATACTGAGGCAATTGATATTTTATTAAGTGCTGATCGAGAATTTAAATTTCCTGTTGAATGGGGAATAGACCTGCAGACAGAGCATGAACGCTATCTGACGGAAGAGCACTTTCAGAAGCCTGTTTTCGTAACAGATTATCCCAAGGATATCAAGGCTTTTTATATGCGGCAGAATGATGATGGCAAAACGGTTGCTGCCATGGATCTGATGGTGCCCGGAGTGGGTGAGATCATTGGAGGCAGTCAGCGTGAAGAACGTCTGGAAATGCTGAAAAAAAGGATCCAGGAGATGGGTTTAAATAAAGATGATTACTGGTGGTATATGGATTTGAGGAAATATGGCGGAACTAAACATGCAGGTTTCGGACTTGGATTTGAACGCGTTATCATGTATTTGACGGGTATGCAGAATATCCGTGACGTCATCTCTTATCCTCGAACCACTAATTCAGCAGAATTTTAA
- a CDS encoding YitT family protein — MRKKWQRNLIQLVGIMFGSLLTGLAYSWFLAPYKIVPGGVGGLSQILFHFFDIPMGISMLLFNVPLFIISFIFMGSRFGTRSIYGMLMVSFFTDIVSFANLNKIGLISDLTPFTFLYDGERIFSILGPTDIYLSAIAGSVLLGLGLGIIFRFKGSTAGTDIPVALIKKKTGLSIGTGYWIVETFIILTVGLIFKDVKIIIWGYVNLFISAKMTDLASEGLPFVKGVYVISTKYVEIKEAIYEHIHRGVTLLKATGGYTGNEQNIIFCVMNKRQVSVMRDMVKDIDPGAFMILTDVHDVMGYGFKSRELDLSSPD, encoded by the coding sequence ATGAGAAAGAAATGGCAGAGAAATCTGATTCAGTTAGTCGGTATAATGTTCGGTTCACTGCTTACAGGACTGGCTTATTCCTGGTTCCTGGCACCCTATAAAATAGTGCCGGGCGGAGTAGGTGGTCTGTCTCAGATATTATTTCATTTTTTTGATATTCCCATGGGTATATCAATGCTCCTCTTTAATGTTCCCTTATTTATAATAAGTTTCATATTCATGGGTTCACGCTTTGGTACCCGTTCCATTTATGGGATGCTGATGGTTTCTTTTTTCACTGATATAGTAAGTTTTGCCAATCTTAATAAAATTGGACTAATCAGTGACTTGACACCATTCACTTTCCTCTATGATGGAGAAAGGATATTCTCGATCTTGGGACCCACAGATATATATCTTTCTGCGATTGCCGGCTCTGTTCTTCTGGGACTTGGTCTGGGAATTATCTTCCGCTTTAAAGGTTCCACCGCAGGTACTGATATCCCGGTTGCTCTCATCAAGAAGAAGACCGGGCTTTCCATAGGTACTGGCTACTGGATCGTGGAAACCTTTATCATTTTGACTGTTGGTCTTATTTTCAAGGATGTTAAGATCATTATCTGGGGTTATGTTAATCTATTTATTTCGGCCAAGATGACTGATCTTGCCTCTGAGGGACTGCCATTCGTGAAAGGTGTTTACGTGATATCCACCAAATATGTAGAGATAAAAGAAGCGATATATGAGCACATTCACCGGGGAGTAACACTTCTAAAAGCAACTGGCGGCTATACGGGGAATGAACAAAATATCATCTTCTGCGTGATGAATAAAAGGCAGGTCTCTGTTATGCGTGACATGGTGAAAGATATTGACCCTGGGGCATTTATGATCCTCACTGATGTACATGATGTGATGGGATATGGCTTTAAAAGCAGGGAGCTTGATCTGAGCAGCCCTGATTAG